One stretch of Carcharodon carcharias isolate sCarCar2 chromosome 20, sCarCar2.pri, whole genome shotgun sequence DNA includes these proteins:
- the LOC121292473 gene encoding ovarian cancer G-protein coupled receptor 1-like, which produces MSTVEMANQSACDKDDCTNCTLDYSIHQTLFPTVYIAVFVIGLPTNLLSLYHSYLQIRQRNELGIYLCNLTISDLLHLACFPLWIQYLLMKDNWVNGELLCRFTGIVLYENIYVSIAFLCCISIDRYLALVHPLRFHTFRTLKAVLLVSTLIWIKEIGTSLFIFTHHGTVKDRNNHLLCFEHYPLQSWQRRINYYRLSVGFLFPIVLLAFSYRKVLISIRESQGIQQSQKLRIKKLVLSAIVICCICFAPYHIMLLIRTLSEDTCNFARSSFHYYHIGLLLTSLNCVADPILYCFVSESTHGILRQLLEPLVNRKQKEGNKSSPISTPEI; this is translated from the coding sequence ATGTCAACTGTGGAGATGGCCAATCAATCAGCATGCGACAAAGATGATTGCACCAATTGTACTTTAGATTACAGTATCCACCAGACCCTGTTTCCCACGGTCTACATTGCTGTCTTCGTCATCGGCCTCCCGACTAATCTCCTGTCCCTGTATCACAGCTACCTGCAGATCAGACAGAGGAACGAGCTGGgaatctatctctgtaatctgacCATCTCAGACCTGTTACACCTCGCCTGTTTTCCCTTGTGGATCCAATACTTATTGATGAAGGATAATTGGGTGAATGGTGAGTTGCTGTGCAGGTTTACTGGGATTGTCCTCTATGAGAATATATACGTGAGCATCGCATTCCTCTGTTGCATTTCCATAGATCGCTACTTAGCACTGGTCCATCCTTTAAGATTCCACACCTTCCGAACTTTGAAAGCTGTGCTCTTGGTTAGCACTCTCATCTGGATCAAAGAAATTGGAACCAGTCTTTTCATTTTCACCCACCACGGGACAGTGAAAGATCGAAACAATCACTTACTCTGTTTTGAGCATTATCCACTGCAGTCTTGGCAAAGGAGAATAAATTATTATCGTCTCTCTGTCGGTTTCCTTTTCCCCATTGTTCTGTTGGCTTTTTCCTATCGTAAGGTGTTGATATCTATCCGGGAGAGTCAAGGCATTCAACAGAGTCAAAAGTTAAGGATCAAAAAGTTAGTGTTAAGTGCCATAGTCATTTGTTGCATTTGTTTTGCCCCTTATCACATCATGCTGCTGATCAGAACTCTATCTGAGGACACTTGCAACTTTGCCAGGAGCTCATTCCATTATTACCACATTGGGCTGCTGTTGACCAGTTTGAATTGTGTGGCTGACCCCATTCTCTACTGCTTTGTGTCCGAGAGCACACATGggatcctgaggcagctcctggAGCCTCTCGTGAACCGCAAACAGAAGGAGGGAAATAAATCTTCACCAATTAGCACCCCAGAAATCTAG
- the LOC121292472 gene encoding ovarian cancer G-protein coupled receptor 1-like: MSNCSVDHTIHQILFPTVYIAVFIIGLPTNLLSLYHSYLQIRQRNELGIYLCNLTISDLLYLISLPFWVQYMLQHDDWVLSRALCILSGLFLYQNIYISIGFLCFISINRFLAVAYPLRFEFLHTRKAAVFISVLIWIKEIPVCGFYIHSQVLSKDNENDTLCFEQYPMQSEDRYLNIYKLSIGFFLPLILLIYSYYKVLVVVHKSHGLERERKLRIKKLVSGTIIIFLACFVPYHIFLMIRTIFEYECKFADNVFELYHFGLLLTSLNCVADPILYCFISPSSHGWLTRFLDPVTNLIPCRMRQESEASEMACNSPITAKISLVPQRLEKQEKK; encoded by the coding sequence ATGTCCAACTGTTCTGTCGACCACACTATCCACCAAATCCTGTTTCCCACGGTCTACATTGCTGTCTTCATCATCGGACTCCCGACTAATCTCCTGTCCCTGTATCACAGCTACCTGCAGATCAGACAGAGGAACGAGCTGGgaatctatctctgtaatctgacCATCTCAGACCTGTTGTATCTCATTTCCTTGCCCTTCTGGGTTCAGTATATGCTGCAGCACGATGATTGGGTCCTCTCCCGGGCACTCTGCATACTCAGTGGTTTGTTCCTCTACCAGAATATCTACATCAGCATTGGCTTCCTCTGCTTCATCTCCATTAATCGCTTCCTCGCTGTGGCCTACCCTCTGAGATTTGAATTCTTACACACCAGGAAGGCTGCAGTGTTCATCAGTGTTCTCATCTGGATCAAGGAGATTCCTGTCTGCGGCTTTTACATACACTCCCAGGTTCTCAGTAAAGACAATGAGAATGACACCTTGTGTTTTGAACAATATCCTATGCAGTCGGAGGACAGATATTTAAATATTTACAAGCTCTCTATTGGGTTCTTCCTCCCTTTGATTTTATTAATCTACTCTTACTATAAAGTGCTGGTGGTTGTCCATAAAAGCCACGGACTTGAAAGGGAGCGGAAATTAAGAATAAAAAAATTGGTCTCTGGGACAATCATCATTTTCCTGGCTTGTTTTGTCCCTTATCACATTTTCCTGATGATTCGAACAATATTCGAGTATGAatgtaaatttgctgacaatgttTTTGAGCTTTACCATTTTGGGCTTCTGTTGACGAGTTTAAACTGTGTGGCTGATCCCATCTTGTACTGCTTTATATCTCCGAGTTCACACGGCTGGTTAACCAGATTCCTGGATCCCGTTACAAATCTCATTCCTTGCAGAATGAGACAAGAAAGTGAGGCCTCAGAGATGGCGTGCAATTCACCAATTACAGCTAAAATAAGTCTTGTACCTCAGAGACTCGAGAAACAGGAAAAAAAATGA